The proteins below are encoded in one region of Arthrobacter sp. CJ23:
- a CDS encoding TrmH family RNA methyltransferase, giving the protein MTDLPPDEALPTPAQTPAETAAEGESEAKAEVGVGPWEGELPDGDHWDPDLLADGDRRNVLDKYRYWKHEAIVAELDSRRHEFHIAIENWQHDLNIGTVVRTANAFLAKEVHIIGRRRWNRRGAMVTDRYQHVRHHPTVEDFVTWAEGEGLAIIGIDIFPDSVPLETYELPEKCVLVFGQEGPGLTPEVHDAAVATLSIEQFGSTRSINAASAAAIAMHAWVRRHVFQQHI; this is encoded by the coding sequence GTGACTGACCTTCCCCCCGACGAAGCCCTGCCCACGCCTGCCCAAACGCCTGCCGAAACCGCCGCGGAAGGCGAGTCTGAGGCGAAAGCCGAGGTCGGCGTCGGGCCCTGGGAAGGCGAGCTTCCCGACGGCGATCACTGGGACCCGGACCTCCTCGCCGACGGCGACCGCCGCAACGTGCTGGACAAGTACCGGTACTGGAAGCACGAGGCCATAGTGGCCGAGCTGGACTCCCGGCGCCACGAATTCCATATCGCCATCGAAAACTGGCAGCACGACCTCAACATCGGCACGGTGGTGCGCACCGCCAACGCCTTCCTCGCCAAGGAAGTCCACATCATCGGACGACGCCGCTGGAACCGCCGCGGGGCCATGGTCACCGACCGCTACCAGCACGTCCGCCACCACCCCACCGTTGAGGACTTTGTCACCTGGGCGGAGGGCGAGGGGCTGGCGATCATCGGGATCGACATCTTCCCCGATTCCGTGCCGTTGGAGACCTACGAACTGCCGGAGAAATGCGTGCTGGTGTTCGGGCAGGAGGGGCCCGGCCTCACGCCGGAGGTGCACGACGCCGCCGTCGCAACGCTGTCCATTGAGCAGTTTGGCTCCACGCGCTCCATCAACGCGGCCTCGGCGGCGGCGATCGCCATGCATGCCTGGGTGCGCCGGCACGTCTTCCAGCAGCACATCTAG
- a CDS encoding lipase family protein, whose amino-acid sequence MKHPSVLVCSALALAAVLTLGGGAAANAAPVPSLAPATAAADPFGFYTTPASLPAGNGDLVRSEPSVFYVDPLKTIRAQASVQRIMYRSVNSAGTPIAVTGTVLVPYAAWTGSGPRPLVAYAAGTQGQGDQCAPSRAMAAGEEYEGLFIAGLLARGYSVAVTDYEGLGTAGSHTYMARASQAHAVLDAARAAQRLGNPQIVPGGPVALAGYSQGGGASAAAVELAPEYAPELNLKGAYAGAVPADLPAVGRNLDGGLYTGFLLYAVTGMSATGGLDLSPYLNAAGQAKLAATDTECTVQSIASSGFLNTSQLTVSGQKLSSLLDLPEVKPVIAEQKIGNGRAPAVPVLLSHSLLDDVIPFDQGRQLAKRWCAAGSSVYFDVTAGATHVGGYAAAIPQAFIFLERRFSGQGAISNCWLYG is encoded by the coding sequence ATGAAGCATCCTTCTGTACTCGTCTGTTCGGCCCTTGCCCTGGCCGCGGTTCTCACGCTCGGCGGCGGCGCCGCGGCCAATGCCGCTCCGGTTCCCTCCCTGGCGCCGGCCACCGCGGCCGCCGATCCGTTCGGCTTCTACACCACCCCCGCATCGCTTCCGGCCGGCAACGGGGACCTCGTCCGGTCCGAGCCGTCCGTCTTCTACGTCGATCCGCTCAAGACCATCCGGGCCCAGGCCTCCGTGCAGCGCATCATGTACCGCTCGGTCAACAGTGCGGGCACGCCCATCGCCGTGACAGGCACCGTGCTGGTGCCGTACGCCGCCTGGACCGGTTCTGGACCCCGCCCGCTGGTCGCCTATGCCGCCGGAACCCAGGGGCAGGGGGACCAGTGCGCACCGTCCCGGGCCATGGCCGCCGGCGAGGAATACGAAGGCCTGTTCATCGCCGGACTTCTGGCGCGCGGCTACTCGGTGGCGGTCACGGACTACGAGGGCCTCGGCACAGCCGGCAGCCACACCTATATGGCCCGCGCCTCGCAAGCGCACGCCGTCCTCGACGCCGCCCGTGCGGCCCAGCGTCTCGGGAACCCGCAGATCGTCCCCGGGGGTCCGGTGGCACTGGCCGGCTACTCGCAGGGCGGCGGCGCCTCAGCGGCCGCCGTCGAGCTCGCACCCGAGTACGCCCCGGAACTGAACCTCAAGGGCGCGTATGCGGGGGCCGTGCCCGCCGACCTCCCCGCCGTCGGGCGAAACCTCGACGGCGGCCTGTACACCGGCTTCCTGCTGTACGCGGTGACCGGCATGAGCGCCACCGGCGGACTGGACCTGAGCCCGTACCTCAACGCCGCCGGGCAGGCCAAACTGGCCGCGACGGACACCGAATGCACCGTGCAGTCGATTGCCTCAAGCGGCTTCCTCAACACCTCCCAGCTCACGGTGTCCGGGCAGAAGCTGAGCTCACTACTGGACCTTCCCGAGGTCAAGCCGGTCATCGCCGAGCAGAAGATCGGCAACGGCCGGGCCCCCGCGGTTCCAGTGCTGCTCTCCCACAGCCTGCTGGACGACGTGATCCCCTTTGACCAAGGCAGGCAGCTGGCCAAGCGCTGGTGCGCCGCCGGATCGTCCGTCTACTTCGATGTCACGGCCGGGGCCACGCACGTGGGCGGCTACGCGGCGGCAATCCCGCAGGCGTTCATCTTCCTGGAGCGCCGCTTCTCGGGCCAGGGCGCCATCAGCAACTGCTGGCTGTACGGCTAA
- the fbaA gene encoding class II fructose-bisphosphate aldolase, with protein sequence MPIATPEIYSEMIDRAKADGFAFPAVNVTSSQTLNAAIRGFAEAESDGIIQVSTGGAAYWSGASVKDMVAGSLGFAAFAREVAKNYNVNIALHTDHCPKDKLDGFVLPLLAASEEAVKSGKDPIFNSHMWDGSHETLGENLRIGRELLERAAAAKIILEVEIGTVGGEEDGVENEINEKLYTTTEDALATIEALGAGENGRYLTALTFGNVHGVYKPGNVKLRPELLKQIQAEVGAKIGKENPFDLVFHGGSGSTAQEIADAVSYGVIKMNVDTDTQYAFTRPVAGHMLANYDGVLKIDGEMGNKKTYDPRVWGASAEAGMAARIVEAAQQLGSVGKTF encoded by the coding sequence ATGCCCATTGCAACCCCAGAGATTTACTCCGAGATGATCGACCGCGCCAAGGCCGATGGCTTTGCCTTCCCGGCGGTTAACGTGACGTCGTCACAGACTCTGAACGCTGCGATCCGCGGTTTCGCCGAGGCCGAGTCTGACGGCATCATCCAGGTCTCCACCGGTGGCGCGGCCTACTGGTCCGGCGCTTCCGTCAAGGACATGGTTGCCGGTTCGCTCGGCTTCGCCGCGTTCGCCCGCGAGGTCGCCAAGAACTACAACGTCAACATCGCCCTGCACACGGACCACTGCCCCAAGGACAAGCTGGACGGCTTCGTCCTGCCGCTGCTGGCCGCCTCCGAGGAAGCCGTCAAGTCCGGCAAGGACCCGATCTTCAACTCGCACATGTGGGACGGCTCGCACGAGACGCTCGGCGAGAACCTGCGCATCGGCCGTGAACTGCTCGAGCGCGCCGCAGCCGCCAAGATCATCCTTGAGGTCGAAATCGGCACGGTCGGCGGCGAGGAAGACGGCGTCGAGAACGAAATCAACGAGAAGCTGTACACCACCACCGAGGATGCCCTGGCGACCATCGAAGCCCTGGGTGCCGGCGAAAACGGCCGCTACCTCACCGCGCTGACCTTCGGCAACGTCCACGGCGTCTACAAGCCGGGCAACGTCAAGCTCCGCCCGGAACTGCTCAAGCAGATCCAGGCCGAGGTGGGCGCCAAGATCGGCAAGGAAAACCCCTTCGACCTGGTCTTCCACGGCGGCTCCGGCTCCACCGCCCAGGAAATCGCCGACGCCGTGTCCTACGGTGTCATCAAGATGAACGTGGACACGGACACCCAGTACGCCTTCACCCGCCCGGTGGCCGGCCACATGCTCGCCAACTACGACGGCGTGCTGAAGATCGACGGCGAGATGGGCAACAAGAAGACCTACGACCCGCGCGTCTGGGGCGCTTCCGCCGAAGCCGGCATGGCCGCGCGCATCGTCGAAGCCGCACAGCAGCTCGGTTCGGTCGGCAAGACGTTCTAA
- a CDS encoding DUF3151 domain-containing protein produces the protein MSDEFRKNLMGPEPTLLPAETEIYQHLALGKEALDLVAQNPTSSLLWAILAEEAWTEGRTIESYAYARVGYHRGLDSLRRNGWRGVGPIPWEHEPNQGFLRALYALGRAAAAIGEAEEPERIEKFLNDSDPKAKAAIEG, from the coding sequence ATGTCGGACGAATTCCGCAAAAACCTCATGGGTCCGGAGCCCACGCTCCTGCCCGCCGAGACGGAGATCTACCAGCACCTTGCCCTCGGCAAGGAAGCGCTGGACCTTGTGGCCCAGAACCCCACGTCGTCGCTCCTGTGGGCGATCCTGGCCGAGGAAGCCTGGACGGAAGGCCGGACCATCGAGTCCTACGCCTACGCCCGCGTGGGCTACCACCGTGGCCTGGATTCGCTGCGCCGCAACGGATGGCGCGGCGTCGGCCCCATCCCGTGGGAGCACGAGCCCAACCAGGGCTTCCTACGTGCGCTCTACGCGCTGGGCCGGGCCGCAGCGGCCATCGGCGAGGCTGAGGAGCCGGAGCGGATCGAGAAGTTCCTGAACGACTCGGACCCGAAGGCCAAGGCGGCGATCGAGGGCTAG
- a CDS encoding DUF1918 domain-containing protein, with protein sequence MKAAQGDRIIVRGRTVETSDRHGEIIEVKGEDGSPPYRVRFDDGHESIVFPGGDFVVETAK encoded by the coding sequence ATGAAGGCAGCCCAAGGGGACCGAATCATTGTGCGGGGCCGGACCGTGGAGACGTCCGACCGGCACGGCGAAATCATTGAAGTCAAGGGCGAGGACGGCTCGCCGCCGTATCGCGTCAGGTTCGACGACGGACACGAGTCGATCGTCTTTCCGGGCGGGGATTTTGTGGTCGAGACGGCCAAGTAG
- a CDS encoding uracil-DNA glycosylase gives MQDLATESPNELLWNRRYEPHIAEVTGLCDSLKEQKPGSEVLYIDPVHNTDECRIISLFSNTRTTSGEGFIAPGDEEATTRMVGMQWQLGLRPELTMPWNAYPWIEPNEEPGKLTPANITEGLKPLLRLLALLPRTSALVAHGNEAHRLADQLMKAAPASIMRRGFKTFKVRSLGGRSFAGSPARQQEYLDAIHGAYAEAMARTGIPRKA, from the coding sequence ATGCAAGACCTGGCGACTGAATCACCCAACGAGCTCCTCTGGAACCGCCGCTACGAACCCCACATCGCCGAGGTCACCGGGCTGTGCGATTCCCTCAAGGAACAGAAGCCGGGCAGCGAGGTCCTCTACATCGACCCCGTGCACAACACCGATGAATGCCGCATCATCAGCCTTTTCTCCAACACCCGCACCACGTCCGGCGAGGGCTTCATCGCCCCCGGCGACGAGGAGGCCACCACGCGCATGGTCGGCATGCAGTGGCAGCTGGGCCTGCGCCCGGAACTCACCATGCCGTGGAACGCGTACCCGTGGATCGAGCCGAATGAAGAGCCGGGCAAGCTGACCCCCGCCAACATCACCGAGGGCCTCAAGCCGCTCCTGCGCCTGCTGGCACTGCTGCCGCGCACCTCCGCCCTCGTGGCGCACGGCAACGAGGCACACCGCCTGGCCGACCAGCTCATGAAGGCCGCCCCCGCAAGCATCATGCGCCGCGGCTTCAAGACCTTCAAGGTCCGCTCCCTGGGCGGCCGCTCCTTCGCCGGCTCGCCCGCGCGCCAGCAGGAGTACCTGGACGCCATCCACGGCGCCTACGCCGAGGCCATGGCCCGCACTGGCATTCCCCGCAAGGCCTAG
- a CDS encoding adenylosuccinate synthase codes for MPAIVIVGAQWGDEGKGKATDLLGGRVDYVVKPNGGNNAGHTVVVGGEKYELKLLPAGILSPNAIPIIGNGCVVNLEALFQEIEGLEARGADTSRLRVSANAHLVAPYHQVLDKVTERFLGSRAIGTTGRGIGPAYMDKVARLGIRVQDVFDESILRQKVEGSLRQKNELLVKVYNRRDIVVDEIVDYFLSFAERLRPLVIDSTLVLNNALDEGKVVLMEGGQATFLDVDHGTYPFVTSSNPTAGGASVGSGIGPTRISRSIGIIKAYTTRVGAGPFPTELFDEMGMYLQKTGGEFGVNTGRPRRCGWYDAVLARHASRVNGFTDYFVTKLDVLTGIEQIPVCVAYDVDGVRHDEMPMTQTEFHHAVPIFEYFDGWTEDITGARTLEDLPENARNYVLALEKLSGTRFSAIGVGPDRDQTIVVHDLIKD; via the coding sequence ATGCCCGCTATCGTGATCGTCGGCGCCCAGTGGGGCGACGAAGGCAAAGGCAAAGCAACCGACCTGCTCGGTGGCCGCGTTGACTACGTGGTCAAGCCCAACGGCGGCAACAACGCCGGGCACACCGTGGTCGTGGGCGGTGAGAAGTATGAGCTCAAGCTCCTTCCCGCCGGCATTCTGAGCCCCAACGCCATTCCGATCATCGGCAATGGCTGCGTGGTGAACCTCGAGGCCCTCTTCCAGGAGATCGAGGGCCTGGAAGCCCGCGGCGCGGACACCTCCCGCCTGCGCGTTTCCGCCAACGCCCACCTGGTGGCCCCGTACCACCAGGTCCTGGACAAGGTCACGGAGCGCTTCCTCGGCAGCCGCGCCATCGGCACTACCGGCCGCGGCATCGGCCCGGCCTACATGGACAAGGTGGCCCGCCTGGGCATCCGCGTCCAGGACGTCTTCGACGAGTCGATCCTCCGCCAGAAGGTGGAAGGCTCGCTGCGCCAGAAGAACGAGCTGCTGGTCAAGGTCTACAACCGCCGCGACATCGTGGTTGACGAGATCGTGGACTACTTCCTGTCCTTCGCCGAGCGCCTGCGCCCGCTGGTCATCGACAGCACCCTGGTCCTGAACAACGCCCTGGACGAGGGCAAGGTTGTGCTCATGGAAGGCGGCCAGGCCACGTTCCTTGACGTTGACCACGGCACCTACCCGTTCGTGACTTCCTCCAACCCCACCGCCGGCGGCGCGTCCGTGGGCTCGGGCATCGGCCCCACCCGCATCTCGCGCTCCATCGGCATCATCAAGGCGTACACCACCCGTGTTGGCGCCGGCCCGTTCCCCACGGAACTCTTCGACGAGATGGGCATGTACCTGCAGAAGACCGGCGGCGAGTTCGGTGTGAACACCGGCCGTCCGCGCCGCTGCGGCTGGTACGACGCCGTCCTGGCCCGCCACGCTTCCCGCGTCAACGGCTTCACGGACTACTTCGTCACCAAGCTGGACGTGCTCACAGGCATCGAGCAGATCCCGGTCTGCGTTGCCTATGACGTTGACGGCGTGCGCCACGACGAAATGCCCATGACGCAGACCGAGTTCCACCACGCGGTGCCGATCTTCGAGTACTTCGACGGCTGGACCGAGGACATCACCGGCGCCCGCACCCTGGAAGACCTCCCCGAGAACGCCCGCAACTATGTGCTGGCCCTCGAAAAGCTCTCCGGCACGCGGTTCTCCGCGATCGGCGTCGGCCCGGACCGCGACCAGACCATCGTGGTCCACGACCTGATCAAGGACTAA
- a CDS encoding iron chaperone: MTDANGSATKEKSYDGFTEEERAAMKERAQELKKASRRKPAAAKVDGETDALSKIAEMSEPDKAIAERLHAIIKEHAPELSPKTWYGMPAYAKDGQVVCFFQPADKFKARYPTLGFNDPAKLDDGNMWPTSYALTKLAAAEEAQIIELIKKAVS; encoded by the coding sequence ATGACGGACGCCAACGGATCGGCCACCAAGGAAAAGTCGTACGACGGTTTCACGGAGGAAGAACGCGCCGCGATGAAGGAGCGGGCGCAGGAGCTCAAGAAGGCCTCGCGCCGGAAACCCGCAGCTGCCAAGGTGGATGGGGAAACCGACGCGCTCTCGAAGATCGCCGAGATGTCGGAGCCGGACAAAGCCATCGCCGAGCGCCTGCACGCCATCATCAAGGAGCACGCTCCGGAACTCTCGCCGAAGACCTGGTACGGGATGCCGGCCTACGCCAAGGACGGCCAGGTGGTCTGCTTCTTCCAGCCCGCGGACAAGTTCAAGGCACGGTACCCGACGCTTGGCTTCAATGACCCCGCGAAGCTCGACGACGGCAACATGTGGCCCACCTCGTATGCGCTGACGAAGCTCGCCGCCGCCGAGGAAGCGCAGATCATCGAGCTCATCAAGAAGGCGGTCAGCTAA
- a CDS encoding IS110 family transposase, which produces MLAETQDEEQIIARVAGIDIGKAELVCCVRVPAEGNRKKRLQEVSTHSTMTRSLADLANHLVDLRIERVVMEATSDYWKPVFYLLEAHGLEPWLVNARDVKHLPGRPKTDVLDAVWLCKVAERQMLRPSFVPPAPIRRLRDLTRYRIDLVGTRTAEKNRVEKLLEDACIKLSSVASDTFGVSGREMMAALIAGERNPGVLAQLARSSMRRKISELEEAFTGRFDDHHGFLLARMLARIDGIDTDIAALDEQIEVQLAPFAAAAKRLDEIPGIGPIAAAVVLAEIGVDMSRFPTAGHLCSWAKFSPGINSSAGKTKGNGSTGHGNRYLARALGEAAFGAGKTNTFLGERYRRLVRRRGKKRAIVAIGRSILVIVWHLLQGPDTRFQDLGADHFTRHTNPETRKHSHIRQLEALGYTVTLTPAA; this is translated from the coding sequence ATGCTGGCTGAAACCCAGGATGAGGAACAGATCATTGCCAGGGTCGCCGGGATCGACATTGGCAAGGCCGAACTCGTGTGTTGCGTGCGGGTCCCCGCGGAGGGGAACCGAAAGAAACGGTTGCAGGAGGTGTCCACGCATTCGACCATGACCCGTTCGTTGGCGGACCTGGCCAACCATCTCGTGGACCTGCGCATCGAGCGGGTGGTGATGGAGGCGACCAGCGACTACTGGAAGCCGGTGTTCTACCTCCTCGAGGCGCACGGGCTCGAACCGTGGCTGGTCAACGCCCGCGACGTGAAGCATCTGCCGGGACGTCCCAAAACCGATGTGCTGGATGCGGTGTGGCTGTGCAAGGTCGCCGAACGGCAGATGCTCCGGCCCAGCTTCGTCCCGCCCGCCCCGATCCGCAGGCTCCGGGACCTGACCCGGTACCGGATTGACCTGGTCGGGACCCGGACCGCGGAGAAGAACCGGGTCGAGAAACTCCTCGAGGACGCCTGCATCAAACTCTCCTCGGTGGCCTCGGACACCTTCGGGGTGTCCGGCCGGGAAATGATGGCAGCGCTCATCGCCGGAGAACGCAACCCGGGCGTGCTCGCGCAGCTGGCACGCTCCAGCATGCGCAGGAAGATCAGCGAACTGGAGGAGGCGTTCACCGGCCGCTTCGATGACCACCACGGCTTCCTGCTCGCCCGGATGCTGGCAAGGATTGACGGCATCGATACCGATATCGCCGCGCTCGATGAACAGATCGAGGTCCAGCTGGCCCCTTTCGCCGCGGCGGCCAAACGCCTGGATGAGATCCCGGGCATCGGCCCCATCGCCGCCGCCGTAGTTCTGGCCGAAATCGGGGTCGACATGTCCCGGTTCCCGACCGCGGGGCACCTGTGTTCCTGGGCAAAGTTCTCCCCGGGCATCAACTCCTCCGCAGGCAAGACCAAAGGAAACGGCTCGACCGGGCACGGCAACCGCTATCTCGCCCGGGCCCTTGGCGAGGCCGCCTTCGGAGCCGGCAAGACCAATACCTTCCTGGGCGAACGCTACCGAAGGCTCGTCCGGCGGCGGGGCAAGAAACGCGCCATTGTCGCCATCGGACGTTCCATCCTCGTCATCGTCTGGCACCTCCTGCAGGGCCCGGACACACGGTTCCAGGATCTCGGCGCCGACCACTTCACCCGCCACACCAACCCCGAAACCAGGAAGCACAGCCACATCCGGCAACTCGAGGCCCTCGGCTACACCGTCACCCTGACCCCTGCCGCCTGA